A part of Chloroflexota bacterium genomic DNA contains:
- a CDS encoding M1 family metallopeptidase, whose amino-acid sequence MKIHTRKITLILTLVVILLSACTANPLATEQVPSANTESVVTETEALTATPNPTPSPTPLPLNGQETQYDIDLTIDYYNQYISGSSRALYTNKTDLLIHEMVFIVYPARFQAIYIKSIRVNETTITDYDWDALYLVIPLSAPLQPGEQVAVSFDFELNMPTREGIFSYNGKELNLSYFIPMIPYFNPDGGWVMNDAQVVNSKIVGEFIVLEPSDFSVNIQFADRRDNFTIAAPALPQEADGVIHYQVDLARTLTFSISDQYTITEREAQGVKILAYTLNEHAWVGEDVADVAVQSIDLFTELFGEYNRDVLSIVEFNATIGMEFDGLVFLSPAFYNLYPGSPRSNIYVYTAHEIAHQWFFAMVGNDQAMEPWLDEAFATYAQKLFYDRFYPDDAAWMWDNYVLAYNAQGDVDISIYFGGDDSEYRKIVYLRGARFLQALRETLGEDTFFAFLHDYVRTYQYTIVTTREFWTFLQSYTDLDLTRLHDEYFGTPLT is encoded by the coding sequence ATGAAAATCCATACACGGAAAATCACCCTGATTCTGACGCTGGTCGTCATCCTGCTATCAGCCTGTACCGCCAATCCTCTGGCCACAGAACAGGTGCCCTCTGCAAATACTGAGAGTGTGGTCACAGAAACTGAAGCGCTCACTGCAACACCCAACCCAACCCCCAGCCCCACGCCTCTCCCCTTGAATGGGCAGGAAACCCAATACGACATCGATTTGACCATCGATTACTACAATCAATACATCTCTGGCAGCAGCCGGGCCCTTTATACCAATAAAACCGATCTTTTGATCCACGAAATGGTCTTCATCGTCTATCCTGCCAGATTCCAAGCGATCTACATCAAATCCATTCGGGTGAACGAAACAACGATCACAGATTACGACTGGGATGCGCTCTACCTCGTGATCCCATTGAGCGCGCCATTACAGCCCGGGGAACAGGTTGCGGTCTCCTTTGATTTCGAACTGAACATGCCGACCCGTGAGGGCATCTTCAGTTATAACGGCAAAGAGCTGAACCTTTCCTATTTCATCCCAATGATCCCCTATTTCAATCCAGATGGCGGCTGGGTCATGAACGATGCTCAGGTCGTCAACAGCAAGATTGTTGGCGAATTCATCGTTCTGGAACCCTCGGATTTCAGTGTGAACATTCAATTCGCTGACCGCCGAGATAATTTCACCATTGCCGCCCCGGCCCTGCCCCAGGAGGCTGATGGTGTCATTCATTACCAGGTGGATTTGGCGCGTACCCTGACCTTTTCGATCAGTGATCAATATACCATAACGGAACGGGAAGCTCAGGGGGTTAAAATCCTCGCTTATACCTTAAATGAACATGCCTGGGTTGGGGAAGATGTCGCCGATGTGGCAGTCCAATCTATTGACCTCTTTACGGAACTATTTGGCGAATACAACCGGGATGTGCTTTCAATTGTAGAGTTCAATGCCACCATCGGTATGGAATTTGATGGTCTGGTTTTTCTCAGTCCGGCATTCTATAACCTCTATCCCGGCAGCCCTCGATCGAACATCTATGTTTACACCGCCCATGAAATTGCCCACCAGTGGTTCTTCGCAATGGTTGGCAATGACCAGGCGATGGAACCCTGGCTGGATGAGGCCTTTGCCACCTACGCCCAGAAGCTATTCTATGACCGCTTCTATCCGGATGACGCCGCCTGGATGTGGGATAACTATGTCCTCGCCTATAATGCGCAAGGCGATGTAGATATTTCCATTTATTTTGGTGGAGATGATTCTGAATATCGAAAGATCGTCTACCTTAGAGGCGCTCGTTTCCTCCAGGCCCTTCGAGAAACCCTGGGAGAAGATACATTTTTCGCCTTCCTGCACGATTACGTCCGAACCTATCAGTACACCATCGTCACAACCAGAGAATTCTGGACTTTCCTGCAATCCTACACAGACCTGGATTTGACCAGACTCCATGACGAATATTTCGGGACACCATTAACCTAA
- a CDS encoding peptidoglycan DD-metalloendopeptidase family protein, whose product MANENKNSKNDKINEPLDIEVILPEDKEPPTSEGSTALGFMKNQKTLWIGFWTIILIVGLLGIWGIGSLIVHATAEPLEPTAIPTATFVPTPENLAAPNFTTENEQDGVVREPEVQTTVEAVTTVEVKDRTDYEIYIVQEGDTIFDIADRYGLAAETILWTNWYVLGEMPDAIYPGNEVIIPPTNGAMYKWYDGDGLNGVSSYFGVTPEDIINYPLNNLDPDSIGDWSLPNIAAGTMLFVPGGTRPNVSWVPARGEELSGNAYLGPGACSGILYGNIGTGTFTWPTDNHWLSGYDYTPPVHNGLDFDGDLGSPLYAADSGVVIYSGWSDRGYGNLIVIDHDGGWQTYYGHIMDGGLLVGCGANVVKGELIAYMGSTGNSTGPHLHFEMRQGGAAVNPWSYLQ is encoded by the coding sequence ATGGCTAATGAAAACAAAAACTCCAAAAATGATAAAATAAACGAGCCTCTGGATATCGAAGTGATCCTCCCGGAGGACAAAGAACCCCCAACCAGTGAAGGATCAACCGCATTGGGCTTTATGAAAAACCAAAAGACCCTCTGGATTGGCTTCTGGACGATTATCCTGATTGTAGGACTGCTTGGCATCTGGGGCATTGGCTCCCTGATCGTTCATGCCACTGCGGAACCCTTGGAACCGACAGCTATTCCCACCGCCACCTTCGTTCCCACACCGGAAAATCTGGCGGCACCCAATTTCACGACTGAAAATGAGCAGGATGGCGTTGTTCGGGAACCGGAAGTACAGACTACAGTGGAAGCAGTAACTACCGTCGAAGTTAAAGACCGAACTGACTACGAAATCTACATCGTCCAGGAAGGCGATACCATCTTTGATATCGCGGATAGATACGGCCTGGCAGCAGAAACCATCCTCTGGACCAACTGGTACGTCCTGGGTGAAATGCCGGATGCCATCTATCCCGGCAATGAAGTGATTATTCCCCCAACTAACGGCGCTATGTATAAATGGTATGATGGCGACGGACTGAATGGTGTCTCAAGTTATTTCGGCGTTACCCCTGAGGACATCATAAACTACCCCCTCAACAATCTGGACCCCGATTCTATCGGTGATTGGTCTCTTCCAAACATCGCAGCTGGGACAATGCTCTTTGTGCCGGGCGGCACCCGGCCCAATGTATCCTGGGTTCCGGCTCGGGGTGAAGAATTATCCGGCAATGCCTATCTTGGCCCTGGCGCTTGCAGCGGCATCCTTTATGGCAATATCGGCACCGGCACTTTCACCTGGCCGACCGATAATCACTGGCTCTCCGGCTATGATTACACCCCACCGGTGCATAACGGTCTGGACTTTGATGGTGACCTGGGCAGCCCGCTTTATGCCGCCGACTCCGGCGTGGTCATCTATTCCGGTTGGTCCGACCGTGGTTACGGCAACTTGATCGTGATCGACCACGATGGCGGCTGGCAGACCTATTATGGTCACATTATGGATGGCGGCCTGCTGGTCGGCTGCGGCGCTAACGTGGTCAAGGGCGAACTAATCGCCTACATGGGCAGCACCGGCAATTCTACCGGCCCTCACCTGCACTTCGAAATGCGTCAGGGCGGTGCCGCGGTGAACCCCTGGTCCTACCTGCAATAG
- a CDS encoding LysM peptidoglycan-binding domain-containing protein, translating into MAPTFILPAADENLIETAVPAMTPFPTRPAYEPGQLVEYIAQPGDNLPALATRFNTTVAEIRAVNPNIPSDATTMPTGMPMSIPIYYRALWGTPYQIIPDTVYVNGPDASSFNTAQFVNQQGGWLYKYAAWAFSGTRSAAEIVDYVAASYSVSPKVLLAVLEYQTGAFSMDVPPEDVDENVLGLESPYWLTLYLQLLHAADTLNDGYYRWREGDLIEFELDDGTITRPDPWQNAATVALQYYFAQVLDVNAYQAAIGPDGFAATYQRLFGDPWGVEAHIPGSLTQPELSLPYVNDVSWAFTGGPHSGWGSLMPWSALDFAPPSDRTGCFISNVPATAVGAGVVVRDGDGYLVLDLDGDGDEHTGWNITYLHISNEGRVPVGTEVEMGDFLGYPSCEGGHSTGTHIHIARKYNGEWMRASGVIPFVLSGWRPLEGDQAYSGYLVKGDVYILANTNPDNRSAIPVDSTEQ; encoded by the coding sequence ATGGCACCGACTTTCATCCTGCCTGCGGCCGATGAAAACCTTATTGAGACAGCTGTTCCCGCAATGACGCCTTTTCCAACCCGGCCCGCTTATGAACCCGGCCAGTTGGTGGAATATATCGCCCAGCCGGGGGATAACCTGCCCGCACTGGCAACTCGGTTCAACACCACTGTGGCGGAGATTCGGGCCGTTAATCCCAATATCCCGAGTGATGCCACGACCATGCCGACTGGCATGCCCATGTCGATCCCGATCTATTATCGGGCGTTGTGGGGCACGCCGTATCAAATCATTCCGGATACCGTGTATGTCAATGGCCCGGATGCTTCTTCATTCAATACAGCGCAGTTTGTCAATCAGCAGGGGGGCTGGCTTTATAAATATGCCGCTTGGGCTTTCAGTGGAACCCGTTCGGCTGCTGAGATTGTGGATTACGTGGCTGCTAGTTATTCCGTCAGCCCCAAGGTGCTGCTGGCGGTGCTGGAGTATCAGACCGGTGCATTTTCAATGGATGTGCCCCCTGAGGATGTGGATGAGAACGTCCTGGGGCTGGAATCGCCCTATTGGCTCACGCTCTACTTGCAGCTCTTGCACGCCGCTGACACGCTGAATGACGGCTATTATCGCTGGCGTGAAGGCGATCTGATCGAATTTGAATTGGACGATGGCACCATCACCCGGCCGGATCCCTGGCAGAATGCCGCGACCGTTGCCCTGCAATATTATTTTGCGCAGGTTCTGGATGTGAATGCTTATCAGGCTGCCATAGGGCCGGATGGCTTTGCAGCAACCTACCAACGGCTGTTTGGCGATCCCTGGGGCGTGGAAGCGCATATTCCAGGCTCGCTTACCCAGCCGGAATTATCTTTGCCCTATGTCAACGATGTCTCCTGGGCTTTCACGGGCGGCCCGCACAGCGGATGGGGCAGTCTGATGCCCTGGAGCGCTTTGGATTTCGCTCCGCCGTCTGACCGGACCGGCTGCTTCATTTCGAATGTTCCTGCAACAGCAGTTGGTGCTGGCGTTGTTGTCCGCGATGGCGATGGATATCTTGTCCTAGACCTGGATGGGGATGGGGATGAACACACCGGTTGGAATATTACCTATCTTCATATTTCCAATGAGGGACGCGTGCCGGTGGGCACTGAGGTCGAGATGGGTGACTTCCTGGGCTATCCCTCCTGTGAGGGCGGCCACTCCACCGGGACGCATATTCACATCGCTCGTAAATATAATGGTGAGTGGATGAGAGCCAGCGGGGTGATCCCGTTTGTGCTCTCCGGATGGCGGCCTTTAGAGGGGGATCAGGCTTATTCAGGATATTTGGTCAAAGGGGATGTTTATATCCTTGCTAACACGAACCCTGATAACCGCAGCGCTATCCCGGTGGATTCGACAGAACAATAA
- a CDS encoding LysM peptidoglycan-binding domain-containing protein, protein MKKVLGIFLLMAVFLTGCYRPGPGAKVWQASSSEGSTSTEGMFIYATETPSPTEMAATSNAYATPTSNNPITLPTLRSEVAYYTVQAGDTLAKIAGRYQVSVNQILRENTIANPDIIEVGINLLIPIPSFDLLASPFKIIPDSELVYSPGNAAFDVDAFVSSRNGYLASYYQTLDGVVTSGAGVVSRVATEYSVNPRLLLAVLEYQSGWVTEATPASETMVYPMRVYEEYREGLYSQLSLAASLLNEGFYKWGIETISIWTLTDSTVVEVDPTINAGTAGVLNLMSNLTTAATWDQATSEAGIYQTYVSLFGNPFSYAVDPLLPENLTQPTLQLPFEVGDVWAYTSGPHSGWDAGSAWAALDFAPPDDVGCYASAFWVAAVAPGEVVYTGNGVVVQELAGDGIWQDGWSILYMHVSSWERVEVGTYLEAGDRVGHASCEGGVSTGAHLHIARRYNGVWIAADGDLPFVMDGWVSAGYGVEYNGSLIKGARIVEAWDGRSAFNAIQR, encoded by the coding sequence ATGAAAAAAGTCTTAGGCATATTCCTACTGATGGCGGTTTTTTTGACCGGCTGTTACCGGCCCGGACCGGGTGCCAAGGTTTGGCAGGCTTCCAGTTCGGAGGGTAGCACTTCGACAGAGGGAATGTTTATCTACGCGACGGAGACTCCCAGCCCGACTGAAATGGCTGCAACCAGCAACGCATATGCCACACCAACCTCAAATAACCCGATCACCCTACCCACCTTGCGCAGTGAAGTGGCCTATTACACCGTTCAGGCAGGAGATACCCTGGCGAAAATTGCCGGTCGTTACCAGGTCTCTGTGAATCAGATTCTGCGGGAGAACACCATAGCCAACCCGGATATTATTGAAGTTGGGATCAATCTGCTCATTCCGATTCCATCCTTTGATCTGCTGGCTTCACCGTTCAAGATCATCCCGGATTCGGAATTGGTCTATAGCCCGGGAAACGCTGCTTTTGATGTGGATGCTTTTGTTTCCAGCCGGAATGGGTATTTGGCTTCGTATTACCAAACCCTGGATGGAGTGGTGACCTCCGGTGCAGGGGTAGTGAGCCGGGTGGCTACGGAATATTCGGTGAATCCCCGTTTATTGCTCGCTGTTTTGGAGTATCAGAGCGGCTGGGTGACCGAAGCAACCCCTGCCAGCGAGACGATGGTCTATCCCATGCGGGTTTATGAGGAATATCGAGAAGGGCTTTATAGCCAGCTCAGTCTGGCAGCCAGTCTTTTAAATGAAGGCTTTTACAAGTGGGGGATTGAAACAATCAGCATTTGGACGCTCACGGATTCCACTGTCGTTGAGGTGGATCCCACGATCAATGCCGGAACCGCTGGCGTACTCAATTTGATGAGCAATTTGACCACAGCAGCGACCTGGGACCAGGCGACCTCTGAGGCAGGTATTTACCAAACCTACGTGTCACTCTTTGGTAACCCATTTTCCTATGCCGTCGATCCGCTGCTGCCGGAAAACCTGACACAACCGACTTTACAACTGCCATTTGAGGTTGGCGATGTCTGGGCCTATACCAGCGGCCCTCATTCCGGCTGGGATGCCGGATCGGCCTGGGCTGCGCTTGATTTTGCACCGCCGGATGATGTGGGCTGCTATGCCAGTGCATTTTGGGTGGCGGCTGTGGCTCCTGGTGAGGTGGTGTATACCGGCAATGGCGTTGTCGTTCAGGAGCTGGCTGGCGATGGCATCTGGCAGGATGGTTGGTCGATCCTCTATATGCATGTCAGCAGCTGGGAACGGGTGGAAGTTGGGACTTATTTGGAGGCCGGAGACCGGGTGGGACATGCCTCGTGCGAGGGCGGGGTTTCCACCGGTGCGCATTTACACATCGCCCGGCGTTATAATGGAGTATGGATTGCCGCAGATGGTGACCTACCATTTGTGATGGATGGTTGGGTGTCTGCAGGGTATGGTGTCGAATACAATGGCTCCCTGATCAAGGGAGCCCGGATTGTGGAGGCTTGGGATGGGCGGTCGGCGTTCAACGCCATCCAGCGCTAG
- a CDS encoding polysaccharide deacetylase family protein, which yields MMKYSKILLLLLLLLISACSEHPEAMVAETQTAEALLAATETVAVTLTATPTVTATATQTPTATEIPPTPTITPTPWALSAPSASGLLAGVTPMEYIENPCTYLENKWGEGKAEPGTIVVPIMFHSILEPGKTPSKAEEITTEYFEFFMDYARQLGFETITTTELVDFLENNAAIPKYSMILILDDRRPDTPELFMPYLEANDWTLTLAFPTTDTSSDELWEKIEAYVATGYVEVQSHGHNHVYLQDYTATDVMEEEIYKPIEVIKEHFGTIAQALIWPGGNFTVDAVQMAREAGFEIGFTVYSRGPLMFNWIPLGAPEQGMDDPLMVLPRAWSSAADVALNKALQISQHNEALAVDAMELELLYYDLYCSDTTEN from the coding sequence ATGATGAAATACTCAAAAATATTATTATTACTGCTTTTATTACTGATATCAGCCTGCTCCGAGCATCCGGAAGCCATGGTGGCAGAGACGCAGACTGCTGAGGCTCTGCTCGCGGCAACGGAGACAGTGGCGGTAACACTCACTGCCACGCCAACGGTCACAGCGACCGCCACTCAAACGCCGACTGCAACAGAGATTCCCCCGACACCCACAATCACCCCCACGCCCTGGGCGCTTTCCGCTCCTTCTGCTTCGGGCCTATTGGCTGGTGTGACGCCGATGGAATATATCGAAAATCCCTGTACCTATTTGGAAAATAAGTGGGGCGAGGGCAAAGCGGAACCTGGCACGATTGTTGTACCCATTATGTTTCACAGTATCCTCGAACCTGGGAAGACACCTTCCAAGGCAGAGGAAATTACGACAGAGTACTTTGAGTTTTTTATGGATTACGCCAGACAATTAGGTTTCGAAACGATCACCACAACGGAATTGGTTGATTTTCTTGAAAATAACGCCGCCATTCCGAAATATTCGATGATCCTGATCCTCGATGACCGGCGGCCAGATACGCCTGAACTGTTCATGCCCTATCTGGAAGCCAATGATTGGACCTTGACTCTGGCTTTCCCGACCACGGATACCTCTTCGGATGAACTGTGGGAGAAAATTGAAGCTTATGTAGCAACCGGTTATGTGGAAGTGCAGTCCCATGGGCATAACCATGTTTATCTGCAGGATTACACAGCTACGGATGTGATGGAAGAAGAGATCTATAAACCCATAGAGGTGATCAAAGAACATTTTGGCACCATCGCTCAGGCTTTGATCTGGCCCGGTGGCAATTTCACGGTGGACGCGGTGCAGATGGCCCGTGAGGCAGGTTTTGAGATTGGCTTCACTGTTTATTCCAGGGGACCTCTGATGTTCAATTGGATTCCTCTGGGTGCACCTGAACAGGGGATGGATGACCCCTTGATGGTTCTGCCTCGGGCCTGGTCTTCTGCTGCGGATGTGGCCCTGAATAAAGCGCTACAGATCAGCCAGCATAATGAAGCGCTGGCGGTGGATGCGATGGAACTTGAACTGCTCTATTACGATCTCTATTGCAGCGATACGACAGAGAATTAG
- a CDS encoding polyheme membrane-associated cytochrome C, with protein sequence MKKVVWPLLVIFFILGGLATILIREVALPPEPRTETITKISSNWFDSGHSEFTAEPFTHWDEEVPPEVPANCAKCHSAHGYLDYLGQDGTTVNVVDSAAKIGSVVSCYTCHNPASQDKESALFPSGIEMNVVVQSANCVECHQGTRSGVNVESAVTDLPENEINTELSFINVHYKVGGAVRYGADVLVGYEYPGQSYAGFFEHADNYQQCTDCHDPHSLQIDPQECAVCHSEVSGYADIYDIRTETPDYDGDGDTEEGVSGEINTMHDLLYAAIQQYANEVLDAPIVYSSATYPYWFVDTNSDGEGNEDELTYGNSYHSWSPRLLKAAYNYHLVVKDPGGFMHNAPYLIQIMYDSISDLATVISLDTSGLIRPE encoded by the coding sequence ATGAAGAAAGTTGTATGGCCCCTGCTAGTGATATTCTTTATTTTGGGCGGTCTGGCTACCATTTTAATCCGAGAGGTTGCCCTGCCCCCTGAACCCCGAACAGAAACAATAACGAAGATCAGCTCCAACTGGTTCGATTCAGGACATTCAGAATTCACTGCTGAGCCCTTCACCCACTGGGATGAAGAGGTTCCCCCTGAAGTGCCCGCTAATTGTGCAAAGTGCCACAGCGCCCATGGTTATCTGGACTACCTGGGCCAGGATGGCACAACGGTCAACGTGGTAGATAGTGCCGCGAAGATCGGATCCGTCGTCAGTTGCTACACCTGTCACAACCCAGCATCACAGGATAAGGAATCCGCCTTGTTCCCCTCAGGGATCGAGATGAATGTGGTCGTACAGTCTGCCAACTGTGTAGAATGTCACCAGGGAACGCGGTCCGGGGTGAATGTTGAGAGCGCCGTGACCGACCTACCTGAGAATGAGATCAATACCGAGCTCAGCTTCATCAATGTGCATTACAAAGTCGGCGGCGCTGTCCGTTATGGTGCTGATGTGTTGGTTGGTTACGAGTACCCCGGCCAGTCCTATGCTGGGTTCTTTGAACATGCCGACAATTACCAGCAATGCACCGACTGCCATGACCCCCACTCACTGCAAATCGATCCCCAGGAATGTGCCGTCTGTCACTCAGAGGTCAGTGGGTATGCAGATATCTATGATATCCGCACGGAAACCCCCGATTATGATGGCGATGGCGATACTGAGGAAGGCGTGAGTGGTGAAATAAACACCATGCATGACCTGCTCTATGCAGCTATCCAGCAGTATGCCAACGAGGTATTGGATGCGCCAATCGTTTACAGCAGCGCCACCTATCCCTACTGGTTTGTGGATACCAATAGCGATGGTGAAGGCAACGAAGATGAATTGACCTACGGCAACAGTTATCACAGCTGGTCCCCCCGATTGCTCAAGGCCGCCTATAACTACCACTTGGTCGTGAAGGACCCAGGCGGCTTCATGCATAACGCCCCCTACTTGATCCAGATCATGTACGACAGCATCTCAGATCTAGCCACTGTGATTAGCCTGGATACTTCCGGGTTGATCCGGCCCGAATAA
- a CDS encoding ferric reductase-like transmembrane domain-containing protein has product MKKRFQTIFWLAIYFLLVFLPIALLMILPRPQGREFLREVSVALGFMGMALLGLQTIPTSRLKFFVLHFPMDTLYQFHHSLSIFTFLVLLVHPILLFINNPGTLQLLNLLTAPWRARAAVLSILAMLVLVVTSVWREVMKLKYDIWRWIHDGLAYLAIGLGLYHMFKVNYYMSLTYQKVLWLGLTGIWVLILIAIRIVRPIRMKQTPYEVAEVIQERGESWSLNLKPIGHKGMQFQSGQFAWITAESPFIFRENPFSFSTSSERDDGTFGFTIKELGDFTAKVKDFKPGDVIYVDGPYGNFSIDEHQCNNLVFIAGGIGAAPVMSMLRTLADRKAENNVTFFFGNPTWDSVIYREELESLTEKINLNLVHVLERPDESWQGEKGFITVDVLRRNLPEDYKDCTYFLCGPLPMIDAVEKALDALEISPMNVHSEQYEMA; this is encoded by the coding sequence TTGAAGAAGAGATTCCAAACCATATTTTGGCTTGCCATCTATTTTCTGCTTGTATTCCTCCCCATAGCACTCCTGATGATCCTTCCCCGCCCGCAGGGACGTGAATTTCTGCGTGAGGTGTCGGTCGCATTAGGTTTTATGGGTATGGCCTTGTTGGGACTTCAGACCATCCCAACTTCAAGGCTGAAATTCTTTGTCCTGCATTTCCCAATGGATACGCTCTATCAATTTCATCACAGCCTGTCAATCTTCACCTTCCTCGTTCTGCTGGTGCATCCCATATTGCTTTTCATTAATAATCCGGGAACCCTGCAGTTGTTGAACCTGTTGACGGCTCCCTGGCGGGCCAGAGCCGCGGTGCTCTCGATCCTGGCGATGTTGGTTTTGGTAGTCACGTCTGTCTGGCGGGAGGTAATGAAGCTTAAGTACGACATCTGGCGCTGGATCCACGATGGCTTGGCCTATCTGGCAATTGGCCTGGGGCTTTATCATATGTTCAAGGTCAATTACTATATGTCGTTGACCTATCAAAAAGTGCTCTGGCTGGGACTGACAGGAATTTGGGTATTAATATTAATCGCCATTCGGATTGTACGGCCAATTCGAATGAAACAGACGCCCTATGAGGTCGCCGAAGTGATTCAAGAACGCGGCGAGAGCTGGTCGTTAAATCTCAAGCCTATTGGACACAAAGGCATGCAATTTCAGTCAGGGCAGTTCGCCTGGATCACGGCTGAGTCGCCATTTATTTTCCGCGAGAACCCATTTTCCTTCTCAACGAGTTCGGAAAGGGATGACGGCACCTTCGGCTTTACGATCAAAGAGCTGGGTGATTTCACAGCCAAGGTTAAGGACTTTAAGCCAGGCGATGTGATCTATGTGGATGGCCCCTATGGCAATTTCAGCATTGACGAACATCAGTGTAACAATTTGGTGTTCATTGCCGGTGGAATCGGTGCAGCACCCGTGATGAGCATGCTGCGAACCCTGGCTGACCGCAAGGCTGAGAACAACGTGACCTTTTTCTTTGGCAATCCCACCTGGGATTCGGTGATCTACCGTGAAGAGCTGGAAAGCCTGACTGAGAAAATCAACTTGAATCTGGTGCATGTATTGGAGCGGCCGGATGAGAGCTGGCAGGGTGAAAAGGGGTTTATCACTGTGGATGTGCTCCGCCGTAACCTGCCTGAGGATTATAAGGATTGTACTTATTTCCTTTGCGGCCCCTTGCCTATGATTGATGCTGTTGAAAAGGCTTTGGATGCGCTGGAGATTTCTCCGATGAATGTCCATTCAGAGCAGTATGAGATGGCCTGA
- a CDS encoding septum formation initiator family protein, producing MKKILTDRRVIVVAAIAILVLLFMNFNQRMILLSRLRGQEKTLTLEYADLEGTKFALETQVAGADSDEVVEKWAREEAGMIQNGDIPIVLIPPAGGVAPTPAPSTAGEEKVEYWEIWQELFFGD from the coding sequence ATGAAAAAAATCCTGACAGATAGACGTGTGATCGTTGTTGCTGCCATAGCCATCCTGGTGCTGTTATTTATGAACTTCAACCAGCGGATGATTTTGCTGTCACGGCTGCGCGGACAGGAAAAAACGCTCACGCTTGAATATGCCGATCTGGAAGGAACCAAATTCGCCCTGGAAACCCAGGTTGCCGGCGCTGATTCTGACGAAGTCGTCGAAAAATGGGCCCGAGAAGAAGCCGGTATGATCCAGAATGGCGATATTCCCATCGTCCTGATTCCCCCTGCGGGTGGGGTGGCACCCACCCCGGCTCCATCCACAGCAGGGGAAGAGAAGGTGGAATACTGGGAAATCTGGCAAGAACTCTTCTTTGGTGATTAA
- a CDS encoding methyltransferase domain-containing protein translates to MSIKPIFSHFQTRLLARPEELGPFQGSLDLGMSQITLQRVNEGYLLPDGQLLTDEQVLKINEDENGCFILEDNKLRKVEFFSAFTNRYYSLMPTESAPTMLISGIPMHRIKGTNPMEDTRQKLKALGRANGLVLDTTTGLGYTAILAAQTAKQVITIEFDPTVIEVCRANPWSQELFSNPRIQQLIGDSGDLAPTFADDTFNAIVHDPPTFNLAGHLYSGSLYATFHRILKSNGKLFHYIGNPESRYGATTGRGVVNRLRKAGFTVSPRDQAFGVLAQKMGW, encoded by the coding sequence ATGTCCATAAAACCGATCTTTTCTCATTTTCAGACGCGTCTGCTTGCCAGACCTGAAGAACTCGGGCCATTTCAGGGGTCCCTCGATCTGGGTATGAGCCAAATCACCCTGCAGCGGGTGAATGAAGGCTATCTACTGCCCGACGGCCAACTGCTCACCGATGAACAGGTGCTCAAAATCAATGAAGATGAGAACGGCTGCTTTATCCTTGAAGATAACAAACTCCGCAAGGTAGAGTTCTTCTCAGCCTTCACCAATCGCTATTACAGCCTGATGCCCACCGAATCCGCCCCCACCATGCTGATCTCCGGCATCCCAATGCATCGTATCAAAGGCACCAACCCCATGGAAGATACCCGCCAAAAGCTCAAGGCATTGGGCCGAGCCAATGGATTGGTGTTGGATACAACCACCGGCCTGGGCTATACCGCCATCCTGGCCGCCCAGACCGCCAAACAAGTTATCACTATCGAATTTGACCCCACCGTCATTGAGGTCTGCCGAGCCAACCCCTGGTCTCAGGAATTGTTCTCCAACCCCAGGATCCAGCAGTTAATTGGCGACAGCGGTGACCTGGCGCCAACCTTTGCTGATGACACCTTCAACGCCATTGTCCATGACCCGCCGACCTTTAACCTGGCCGGGCACCTCTATTCCGGCAGCCTATATGCCACTTTCCACCGGATATTGAAGTCGAACGGTAAGCTCTTCCATTACATTGGCAACCCGGAAAGCCGCTATGGGGCCACCACCGGACGCGGCGTGGTGAACCGGCTGCGCAAAGCAGGTTTCACCGTCTCCCCTCGTGACCAGGCCTTTGGTGTCCTGGCACAGAAGATGGGTTGGTAA